The following proteins are co-located in the Desulfatitalea tepidiphila genome:
- a CDS encoding lipid A deacylase LpxR family protein: MTAAPMLTINPGVIHPGRRIAAILIGMLLLAPTAAFAAEKAEKGILSLVLENDLFYNTDRNYTNGVRVSWLSAEDKTPEWVLRLADKFPLFPVGKAVRASYAVGQNMYTPEDITLRDPPLDDRPYGGWLYGSVGLIAETGQRLDQLELTVGMVGPASLAEQTQKRVHSFVNADEPRGWDTQLKNEPGFILAYSRSWRSLVAESLLGIPFDLTPHAGGALGNIFTYANAGLMLRYGKNLPLDYGPPRIQPSVPGSGFFIPRHGFGWYLFAGIEGRAVARNIFLDGNTFRDSRNVDKEPLVGDLQFGIAITWRNLRLGYTHVLRTREFKGQGDRRDDFGALSLSLQL; this comes from the coding sequence ATGACGGCAGCCCCGATGCTCACCATAAATCCCGGAGTGATCCACCCGGGAAGGAGAATCGCCGCCATCCTGATCGGCATGCTTTTGCTCGCGCCCACGGCGGCCTTCGCCGCCGAGAAGGCGGAGAAGGGCATCCTCAGCCTGGTCCTGGAAAACGACCTGTTCTACAATACCGACCGGAATTACACCAACGGGGTGCGTGTATCCTGGTTGTCTGCCGAAGACAAAACTCCGGAGTGGGTGTTGCGCCTGGCCGACAAGTTCCCTTTGTTCCCTGTCGGCAAAGCCGTGCGGGCGAGCTACGCGGTCGGCCAGAACATGTATACTCCGGAGGACATCACTTTGCGGGACCCCCCGCTCGATGACCGCCCTTATGGCGGCTGGCTCTATGGTTCCGTTGGCTTAATCGCCGAAACCGGGCAACGTCTTGATCAACTCGAATTGACCGTGGGCATGGTAGGCCCCGCCTCGCTTGCTGAACAGACCCAGAAGCGCGTTCATTCATTCGTGAACGCGGATGAACCGCGAGGCTGGGACACCCAACTCAAGAACGAGCCAGGGTTCATCCTGGCCTATAGCCGCAGTTGGCGTAGTTTGGTTGCGGAATCACTGCTGGGCATTCCCTTCGACCTGACTCCGCATGCGGGTGGCGCCCTGGGCAACATATTCACCTACGCCAATGCCGGCTTAATGCTGCGCTACGGCAAAAACCTGCCGCTCGACTATGGCCCTCCCCGAATCCAGCCCAGCGTGCCGGGCTCAGGCTTTTTTATTCCTCGGCACGGTTTCGGCTGGTATCTGTTTGCAGGCATTGAGGGCCGGGCCGTCGCCCGCAACATCTTTCTTGACGGCAACACCTTTCGCGACAGCCGCAACGTAGACAAAGAACCGCTGGTGGGAGACCTCCAGTTCGGTATCGCTATTACCTGGCGGAACCTGCGTTTGGGTTATACCCATGTGCTCAGGACACGGGAGTTCAAAGGCCAGGGCGACCGCCGCGATGATTTCGGGGCGCTCAGCCTTTCACTACAACTTTGA
- a CDS encoding DUF932 domain-containing protein — MKPNLTTLGKVFDRVDAMSENCFDQNIAVPDISFDNLDIVRIAGEPHPLRPVAQRSISNRLGIPYPYLTRCPADVQAMNLNHWIKHEKNDQLLFRFDGQEVRAVFTTKYIPVDNFEVMERLDSLGYKPETPVQCHLDTEFMSLSIPDGQKAFDINGDKFKPGISISNSEVGLASLSIAAFVLRLVCTNGLVAKSDVSASYRHVSTKILSEFPIVMDKVSLELGAQREQFRLSLESRVENAELTLASFNRQFALNGGEKDAVEWAWPQEAGETMFNVVNTYTRAAQMEGLAAESSFRLSRVGGNILGMLN, encoded by the coding sequence ATGAAACCCAATTTGACCACCCTTGGCAAAGTGTTCGACCGCGTGGATGCAATGTCTGAAAACTGTTTCGATCAGAACATCGCCGTGCCGGACATATCGTTTGATAATCTGGACATCGTTCGCATTGCAGGTGAACCCCATCCGCTAAGACCTGTGGCGCAACGATCCATATCCAATCGTCTGGGGATCCCATACCCCTATTTGACCCGATGTCCTGCCGATGTGCAGGCGATGAATTTGAATCACTGGATCAAGCATGAGAAAAATGACCAGTTGCTGTTCCGTTTCGATGGACAGGAGGTGCGGGCAGTCTTTACCACCAAGTATATTCCCGTGGACAATTTTGAAGTGATGGAGCGCCTGGACTCTCTGGGATACAAACCGGAAACTCCGGTTCAATGTCATCTCGATACAGAGTTCATGTCATTGAGCATCCCTGATGGACAGAAAGCGTTCGACATTAATGGAGACAAATTCAAACCAGGCATATCGATATCGAATTCTGAGGTGGGTCTGGCATCACTTTCCATTGCGGCGTTTGTGTTGAGACTGGTCTGCACAAACGGTCTGGTAGCAAAGTCGGATGTCTCTGCGTCATATCGGCATGTGAGCACCAAGATCTTGAGTGAGTTTCCAATCGTGATGGACAAGGTATCGCTGGAGTTGGGTGCTCAGCGGGAACAGTTCCGGCTGTCGTTGGAATCTCGGGTTGAGAATGCCGAATTGACCCTGGCCAGCTTCAATCGTCAGTTTGCGTTAAATGGTGGTGAGAAGGACGCTGTGGAATGGGCATGGCCTCAGGAAGCGGGAGAGACCATGTTCAATGTGGTCAACACGTATACCAGAGCCGCACAGATGGAGGGATTGGCGGCCGAATCGAGTTTTCGTCTGTCGCGGGTTGGCGGGAATATATTGGGGATGTTGAACTGA
- a CDS encoding sodium:calcium antiporter: MEQELDVRAMPIRRAVFWLVVGLALLIVSSRVLVWGAVEIAHGFGVSDLIIGLTVVAVGTSLPELASSIIAARKGEHDIALGNILGSNLFNTLAVVGIAGTIHPLAVGPEVFNRDMLVMAALTLSLFVIGYGFRGPGRINRIEGAVLLVCYVGYTAYLISTVFGGQA; encoded by the coding sequence ATGGAGCAGGAACTGGACGTTCGCGCCATGCCCATCCGCCGTGCGGTCTTCTGGTTGGTGGTGGGGCTGGCGCTTTTAATTGTCAGCTCCCGTGTACTGGTCTGGGGCGCGGTGGAGATCGCCCATGGATTCGGAGTCAGCGATCTGATCATCGGCCTGACCGTGGTCGCGGTCGGCACCTCGTTGCCGGAACTGGCTTCATCAATCATTGCAGCCAGGAAAGGCGAACACGATATCGCTCTCGGTAATATTCTCGGCTCCAACCTGTTCAACACCCTGGCGGTGGTGGGGATCGCCGGTACGATTCACCCGCTGGCCGTTGGGCCGGAAGTCTTCAACCGGGACATGCTGGTGATGGCCGCACTGACCCTGTCGCTATTCGTGATCGGCTATGGATTCCGGGGACCAGGACGTATCAACCGCATCGAGGGCGCGGTGCTGTTGGTCTGTTACGTGGGCTATACGGCCTACCTGATCAGCACGGTTTTTGGCGGGCAGGCATAG
- a CDS encoding single-stranded DNA-binding protein has protein sequence MINQLILIGNLGKDPESFFGSEGNQITSYPLAFKSGREKTSWIKCVCFDNNAEVAEKYLHTGARVCVVGYLQQTKWKTNDGENRSSFEMIVNKIEFIKTDGRGFGDNPADDIPI, from the coding sequence ATGATCAATCAACTGATCCTGATTGGTAATCTCGGGAAAGACCCAGAATCTTTTTTCGGGAGCGAAGGGAACCAAATCACATCATACCCTCTTGCATTCAAATCGGGACGCGAAAAAACCAGCTGGATCAAATGTGTCTGTTTCGACAACAACGCCGAGGTCGCTGAAAAATATCTCCATACGGGCGCCCGTGTATGTGTTGTTGGGTATCTTCAGCAAACAAAGTGGAAAACCAACGATGGCGAAAACCGAAGCAGTTTCGAGATGATTGTAAACAAGATTGAATTCATCAAGACAGACGGCAGGGGATTTGGCGACAACCCAGCCGATGATATCCCCATCTGA
- a CDS encoding ABC transporter permease: MRPANILHLGIKELRSLMRDPIMLVLIVYAFTISVYTAATAMPETLNKAPIAVVNEDRSPLSWRIVSAFYPPYFVTPEIIDHAEMDARMDAGLATFALDIPLNFQRDLLAGRQPTIQLNVDATRMSQAFTGSGYIQTIVSDEVRAFVQRYREVPALPVDLVLRARFNPQLNKSWFGAVMQVINNVTMLSIVLTGAALIREREHGTVEHLLVMPVTPFEIMTSKVWAMGLIVLAATATALTVVVQGWLSVPIQGSLALFLAGTALHLFATTSMGIFLGTVARSMPQFALLLLLVLLPLQMLSGASTPRESMPEAVQYIMLAAPNTHFVMLAQSILYRGAGLTAVWPQFVSLALIGTALFGFALARFRKTIETMG, encoded by the coding sequence ATGCGCCCGGCCAACATCCTTCATCTCGGAATCAAGGAGTTGCGCAGCCTGATGCGCGACCCGATCATGCTGGTGCTGATCGTCTATGCCTTCACCATTTCGGTCTACACGGCGGCAACGGCCATGCCGGAGACCCTCAACAAGGCGCCGATCGCGGTCGTCAACGAGGATCGCTCACCGCTGTCGTGGCGCATCGTCAGCGCCTTTTACCCGCCTTATTTCGTGACCCCCGAAATCATCGACCACGCGGAGATGGATGCCCGCATGGATGCCGGCCTGGCCACCTTCGCCCTGGATATTCCGCTGAACTTCCAGCGCGATCTGCTCGCCGGGCGCCAACCCACGATTCAGCTCAATGTGGACGCCACACGGATGAGCCAGGCGTTCACCGGCAGTGGATATATCCAGACCATCGTGAGCGACGAGGTGCGCGCTTTCGTGCAGCGTTATCGCGAGGTGCCAGCTCTGCCGGTCGATTTGGTGCTGCGCGCGCGCTTCAATCCCCAGCTCAACAAGTCATGGTTTGGCGCCGTCATGCAGGTCATCAACAACGTGACCATGCTCTCCATCGTGCTAACCGGCGCGGCGCTGATCCGCGAGCGCGAGCACGGCACGGTCGAGCATTTGCTGGTCATGCCGGTCACGCCATTCGAGATCATGACGAGCAAGGTGTGGGCGATGGGGCTGATCGTCCTTGCCGCCACTGCCACGGCACTCACCGTCGTCGTGCAGGGCTGGCTTTCCGTACCGATCCAGGGCTCGCTCGCGCTGTTCCTGGCCGGCACGGCGCTGCATCTGTTCGCGACCACCTCGATGGGCATTTTCCTCGGCACCGTCGCCCGCTCCATGCCGCAGTTCGCCTTGTTGCTGTTGCTGGTGCTGCTTCCGCTACAAATGCTCTCCGGCGCTTCGACGCCGCGCGAGAGCATGCCGGAGGCCGTCCAGTACATCATGCTCGCCGCGCCCAACACGCATTTTGTGATGTTGGCTCAGTCGATCCTGTACCGGGGCGCTGGCCTCACGGCGGTCTGGCCGCAGTTCGTCAGCCTGGCCCTGATCGGAACGGCATTGTTTGGTTTCGCGCTTGCGCGATTTCGGAAAACCATCGAGACCATGGGATGA
- a CDS encoding Crp/Fnr family transcriptional regulator, with product MACLCEQIAGNDIDLSPICIGHLWVFQNLAAEEIEALSREALRKKSETGQSLFLQGDPTNEMFLIKGGRVKLSKVLEDGTELTLDIRKAGDFVGENMFSEESQYPVSAYCLEDTLTCGFSRNQFEKLVLQHPKIGLQIIKNLSERITWLTRRVGSLAVTNIEDRLYRVLITVAKEHGTISPQGIVIQFPLTHEDLSFLTGAHRVSITRAMQALKKAGKIIHKDKRLILPAMKTA from the coding sequence ATGGCATGTTTGTGTGAACAAATCGCCGGTAATGATATCGACCTATCGCCAATCTGCATCGGTCACCTGTGGGTATTCCAGAATCTCGCAGCAGAGGAAATTGAAGCGCTTAGCCGTGAAGCATTACGGAAAAAATCGGAAACAGGTCAATCGCTGTTTCTGCAGGGAGACCCGACCAACGAAATGTTTCTAATAAAAGGTGGGCGCGTCAAGCTTTCTAAAGTGCTCGAAGACGGCACCGAACTGACGCTGGATATCCGCAAGGCCGGTGATTTTGTCGGTGAAAACATGTTTTCGGAAGAAAGCCAATACCCAGTCAGTGCCTATTGTCTTGAAGATACCCTGACTTGTGGCTTCAGCCGAAACCAATTTGAAAAGTTGGTTTTGCAACACCCGAAGATCGGATTGCAGATTATTAAGAACCTGAGCGAAAGGATTACCTGGTTAACGAGACGCGTGGGTAGTCTGGCGGTCACGAATATTGAAGACCGGCTCTACCGCGTACTCATCACGGTCGCCAAAGAGCATGGGACGATTAGTCCGCAAGGAATCGTTATCCAGTTCCCTTTAACCCATGAGGATCTGAGCTTTTTAACCGGCGCACACCGTGTCAGTATAACCCGTGCCATGCAGGCGCTTAAGAAAGCGGGCAAAATCATCCATAAGGACAAGCGGCTCATCCTGCCTGCAATGAAAACAGCTTAG
- a CDS encoding flavodoxin family protein: protein MKPQIIGISGSPIKNSNTDRLIRSVLESSNLSSEFVKLSKINVRPCIACLGCKKDNICKVKDDFPELAEKVRHAGAVVVGGYSPYGAVDGFTKAFLERLFSLRHQNGLNKGKLAVVVTTGIGRGAPGLEEASNQIAHALNLEGMNVLGQLKVTGNPECMVCGFGQTCPMSALPWIFGDDTEVTPEKFSNVEDQTEIWEKAKVLGQEIARKLGDQMRM from the coding sequence ATGAAACCCCAAATTATCGGAATTTCGGGAAGTCCCATAAAAAATAGCAACACGGATCGTTTGATCCGGTCAGTACTTGAAAGCAGCAATCTATCTTCCGAGTTTGTTAAACTCAGCAAGATTAACGTGCGTCCTTGCATCGCCTGCCTCGGGTGTAAAAAGGACAACATCTGCAAGGTTAAGGATGACTTTCCCGAATTGGCCGAAAAAGTTCGTCATGCCGGTGCTGTTGTTGTTGGCGGATATTCGCCCTATGGCGCGGTCGATGGGTTTACAAAGGCATTTCTGGAACGTCTGTTTTCATTGAGGCATCAAAACGGCCTCAACAAAGGTAAGCTGGCGGTTGTAGTGACCACGGGTATCGGGCGTGGTGCCCCCGGTCTGGAGGAGGCAAGCAATCAGATCGCCCATGCCTTGAATCTGGAGGGTATGAATGTGCTTGGACAGCTGAAGGTGACCGGCAATCCGGAATGCATGGTTTGCGGCTTCGGCCAGACCTGTCCGATGAGCGCACTGCCCTGGATTTTTGGTGATGACACCGAGGTAACTCCTGAAAAATTCAGTAATGTGGAAGATCAAACAGAAATCTGGGAAAAAGCCAAGGTGTTGGGGCAGGAGATCGCTCGCAAGCTTGGCGATCAGATGCGGATGTAA
- a CDS encoding RecB family exonuclease — translation MVLSELRQTPHLSASSINEYVECSLLYKFGRIDKLPMEFKSDALEFGTCIHRVLEEYYSARMIGDRMLLKDVHEFFVFKWLEIAKGRTDIKYADGKDYNSYLMYGRDLLTAWYNKLPDDDFTILAIEEAFSFNLPGIDIPIIGAMDLVEQDNSGTIIITDFKTSGRAYSKDEVDSNQQLTMYQIAAKQNGYADHEILLRFDTLIKTKVPRCEQYWTTRTELDERRLIKKARQVWDGISKEVFVPNDTSWKCKGCAYKQACDAYLEGEEYDQASHP, via the coding sequence ATGGTTTTAAGTGAGCTCAGGCAAACGCCGCACCTATCGGCATCGAGCATCAATGAGTATGTGGAGTGCTCGTTGCTGTATAAATTCGGGCGCATCGATAAACTGCCCATGGAATTTAAATCCGATGCCCTTGAGTTTGGCACCTGCATTCATCGGGTGCTTGAAGAGTATTACAGCGCAAGAATGATCGGTGATCGGATGCTGTTAAAGGACGTTCATGAGTTTTTCGTTTTCAAATGGTTGGAGATTGCCAAGGGACGCACCGATATCAAATATGCCGATGGCAAGGATTACAACTCCTACCTGATGTACGGACGAGACCTTCTCACAGCATGGTACAACAAACTTCCCGATGACGATTTTACCATCCTGGCCATAGAAGAGGCATTCAGTTTCAATCTGCCGGGTATCGATATTCCCATCATCGGCGCAATGGATCTGGTCGAACAGGACAATTCCGGCACCATCATCATTACCGATTTCAAGACATCTGGTCGGGCCTATTCAAAGGATGAGGTGGACAGCAATCAACAACTGACCATGTATCAGATCGCCGCCAAGCAAAATGGATACGCCGATCATGAGATCCTGCTGCGCTTCGACACCTTGATAAAAACGAAAGTACCTCGTTGTGAACAGTATTGGACTACCCGTACAGAGCTTGATGAACGGCGCCTGATCAAAAAGGCCAGGCAGGTGTGGGATGGGATATCAAAGGAAGTGTTCGTGCCCAACGATACCAGCTGGAAGTGCAAAGGGTGCGCCTACAAACAGGCCTGTGACGCTTATCTGGAAGGAGAAGAGTATGACCAAGCGAGCCATCCATGA
- a CDS encoding ATP-dependent helicase, with protein MSELNPKQQEAAQFKEGIAAVIAVPGSGKTRTMMERIGILVTEYGIAPEHILGLTFTRNAADEMRSRLVPVLGEMSSRVRLSTIHSFCLHLLKVEGKVFEILSGKEQLVFIKNVMKGLKVKDLTVGTVLREISLAKNNIIDPVEFKALFEGDKTMMRIAEIYQAYDEAKEHKLLLDFDDLLLETYFLLRDNDEVRAKYQGSFQSILVDEFQDTNPVQFELLRLLIRENGNPDASSFWVAGDDHQAIYSFTGASVGNILNFQSMFPGSRQFILDLNYRSTPQILRACQNLIRHNVKQIHKELKTDNADGDDVVVLEASNEETEAMGVVNEIVDLIERRGYQYSDVAVLYRANFQSRYVEEAFLQNKIPYHIQSGRTFYDRYEVKCLLDYLRVIHAPDSDEADEALLNILNVPVRYVSNQVKDQLKDYCRKRGIHLYAGLKSMIITVPFVRKLVKEMVAFMDPLIEQSESLEPVQVIQKIRIIWDYDRFIVDEDIPSPDDIKISNINQLQLAAARYSNIAAFLEYADSFTDETVGDDKEGVSLMTVHKAKGLEFAVVFVIGLVEGLMPSGKGNLEEERRICFVAISRAMKLLFVSYPLHYLGQPAKKSMFLDEMLGKRDVDLHQSAA; from the coding sequence ATGAGCGAATTAAATCCCAAACAACAAGAGGCTGCCCAGTTCAAAGAGGGTATCGCCGCTGTGATCGCAGTGCCTGGAAGCGGTAAGACACGCACCATGATGGAACGAATCGGGATCCTTGTCACTGAATACGGCATTGCTCCCGAGCATATCCTGGGGTTGACCTTTACCAGGAACGCCGCCGACGAAATGAGATCACGCCTGGTGCCGGTATTGGGAGAGATGTCGTCACGGGTCCGATTGTCCACCATCCATTCGTTTTGTCTGCATCTGCTCAAAGTCGAGGGCAAAGTCTTTGAAATCCTTTCTGGCAAAGAGCAGTTGGTGTTTATCAAAAACGTCATGAAAGGCCTTAAGGTAAAGGATTTGACTGTGGGCACCGTGCTGCGTGAAATCTCTTTGGCCAAAAACAACATCATCGATCCGGTAGAGTTTAAAGCGCTGTTTGAAGGCGACAAGACCATGATGCGCATTGCCGAGATCTATCAGGCATACGATGAAGCCAAGGAACACAAACTGCTGCTCGATTTTGATGACCTGCTGCTTGAAACCTACTTCCTGCTGCGGGATAACGATGAAGTACGAGCGAAATACCAGGGAAGCTTCCAGTCCATACTGGTCGATGAATTCCAGGACACCAACCCGGTGCAGTTCGAGTTGTTGCGGCTGTTGATTCGGGAAAATGGCAATCCTGACGCTTCGAGTTTCTGGGTGGCCGGCGATGATCATCAGGCGATCTATTCCTTCACTGGTGCATCCGTTGGCAATATCCTCAACTTTCAGTCCATGTTTCCAGGTTCCCGTCAGTTCATTCTCGACTTGAACTATCGTTCCACACCTCAGATCCTGCGTGCCTGTCAGAACCTGATCCGTCACAACGTCAAGCAGATCCACAAGGAATTAAAGACCGACAACGCCGATGGAGATGATGTCGTTGTCCTCGAAGCATCCAACGAAGAGACTGAAGCCATGGGCGTGGTCAATGAAATCGTGGATCTTATCGAGCGCCGCGGATATCAATACAGTGACGTTGCCGTATTGTATCGAGCAAACTTCCAGAGTCGCTATGTGGAAGAGGCCTTTTTGCAAAACAAGATCCCGTATCACATTCAAAGCGGCCGGACCTTTTATGATCGTTACGAGGTCAAGTGTTTGCTCGACTATCTGCGGGTGATCCATGCCCCTGACAGCGATGAAGCAGACGAGGCGCTGCTCAATATCCTCAATGTGCCGGTCCGCTATGTGAGCAACCAGGTCAAGGACCAATTAAAAGATTACTGCCGAAAGCGGGGGATTCATCTGTATGCGGGATTGAAATCCATGATCATCACGGTGCCGTTCGTCCGCAAGCTGGTTAAAGAGATGGTGGCATTCATGGATCCGTTAATAGAGCAATCAGAATCTCTGGAACCGGTGCAGGTCATACAGAAGATTCGCATCATCTGGGACTATGATCGTTTTATCGTGGACGAAGACATTCCCAGCCCCGATGACATCAAGATTTCAAACATCAACCAATTGCAATTAGCGGCTGCCCGTTATTCAAACATTGCCGCCTTTCTCGAATATGCCGACAGCTTCACGGACGAGACAGTGGGTGACGACAAGGAGGGCGTGAGTTTAATGACCGTGCATAAGGCAAAGGGATTGGAGTTTGCCGTGGTGTTCGTGATTGGTCTGGTCGAGGGACTGATGCCCAGCGGTAAAGGAAACCTTGAAGAAGAAAGGCGCATATGTTTTGTCGCCATCTCAAGGGCCATGAAACTGCTGTTTGTGTCATACCCGTTGCATTATTTGGGGCAACCAGCCAAAAAGTCCATGTTCCTGGATGAAATGCTCGGCAAGCGTGACGTCGACCTGCATCAATCCGCCGCTTAA
- a CDS encoding SWIM zinc finger family protein: MTAKEIQKRNQKAEQLKVLQSDDGQYFVESSEGKILYNVIISDAGDSCTCGDYARNVKKSPDFKCKHILAVYNAIPQKQVEGATFLERQAPKLDERWITKIEGKEFVKYPGLLDLGHQKGISSIEVEIVQMPTGDNGHFAVCRATVMSKLGETYSDIGDANPSNCSSKVSKHLLRMASTRAIARALRSYTNVGMTALEELADINEAINEGGNHEHPKAQSRPAKKAPSKAPKKSAAEDEKQIQDAAQVASAVENQNQPEPSSNTASKSPARAGMSEAQRRAIFNLSRRRGISVEEIECMVEESYGVTLDNLTSSDASAFIRQLQTAA, translated from the coding sequence ATGACGGCAAAAGAGATACAGAAAAGAAACCAGAAGGCGGAACAACTTAAAGTGCTGCAAAGCGATGACGGCCAATACTTCGTTGAAAGCAGCGAGGGCAAGATTTTATACAACGTGATCATCAGCGATGCCGGAGATAGCTGCACCTGCGGAGACTATGCCCGCAATGTGAAAAAGTCACCCGATTTTAAATGCAAACACATCCTTGCCGTATACAACGCCATTCCCCAAAAACAGGTCGAAGGGGCCACATTTCTGGAACGGCAAGCTCCAAAACTGGATGAACGCTGGATCACCAAGATCGAGGGAAAGGAATTTGTCAAATATCCGGGCCTGCTCGATCTGGGACATCAAAAGGGCATATCCAGCATCGAAGTAGAAATCGTTCAGATGCCCACCGGGGACAATGGACATTTTGCTGTGTGTCGGGCAACCGTGATGTCAAAGCTGGGTGAGACCTATTCGGACATCGGAGACGCAAATCCCTCCAATTGCTCAAGCAAGGTGTCCAAGCATCTGCTCAGGATGGCCAGCACCCGTGCCATTGCAAGAGCGCTGAGGTCCTATACCAATGTGGGGATGACCGCTTTGGAAGAGCTTGCTGACATCAATGAAGCCATCAACGAAGGGGGAAATCATGAGCATCCTAAAGCGCAATCCAGACCGGCGAAAAAGGCTCCTTCAAAGGCGCCGAAAAAGAGTGCAGCTGAAGATGAAAAACAAATCCAGGACGCAGCGCAAGTGGCTTCTGCCGTGGAAAACCAAAATCAACCGGAGCCTTCTTCAAACACTGCTTCAAAGAGTCCTGCCCGTGCTGGAATGAGTGAGGCACAACGCCGTGCCATATTCAATCTGTCCAGACGCCGGGGAATCAGCGTGGAAGAGATCGAGTGCATGGTTGAAGAATCCTATGGTGTCACGCTCGACAACCTAACGAGCAGCGATGCTTCGGCGTTCATCCGGCAACTGCAGACGGCTGCCTAA
- a CDS encoding nitroreductase family protein, which produces MISVDKEKCNRDGICIAECPAQVLEIIKEGDFPTPTVDFNAICLKCGHCVAVCPTGAFSLEWLSSEECPPIRRNLDLTPEQAEQFLRSRRSIRIFKDEPVPREKLEKLIQVACHAPSAKNYQPWHWIVVENPAQVAKLDDMIVDWMKYRIKSEPELAERLKLPRIVKLWEGGLYKTLRNAPHLFIVHVESDWAYGVEDTALALSYVELFAGTLGLGATWSGYFYSAYNNYAPLAEAVPIPENHKVVGAMMIGKPKFKYQRLPKRNEPRIEWR; this is translated from the coding sequence ATGATTTCAGTGGACAAGGAGAAATGTAACCGTGACGGGATCTGTATCGCTGAATGTCCGGCGCAAGTATTGGAAATTATCAAAGAGGGTGATTTCCCGACGCCCACAGTCGATTTCAATGCCATCTGTCTGAAATGCGGGCATTGCGTGGCGGTTTGCCCTACCGGTGCCTTTTCATTGGAATGGCTTTCATCAGAGGAATGTCCTCCGATAAGACGCAATCTGGATCTTACTCCCGAACAAGCAGAGCAATTCCTTCGATCGCGCCGCTCCATACGGATTTTCAAAGACGAGCCGGTCCCCCGAGAGAAACTTGAAAAGCTTATTCAGGTTGCCTGCCATGCCCCTTCTGCGAAAAACTACCAACCCTGGCACTGGATCGTTGTGGAAAATCCGGCACAAGTCGCCAAACTGGATGACATGATAGTGGATTGGATGAAATACAGAATTAAATCCGAGCCGGAGTTAGCGGAAAGGTTGAAGCTGCCTCGAATCGTGAAACTTTGGGAGGGGGGGCTGTATAAGACCTTGCGAAATGCCCCGCATCTTTTCATCGTTCACGTAGAGAGTGATTGGGCTTATGGTGTCGAGGATACCGCTTTGGCTCTGAGTTACGTTGAATTGTTCGCAGGAACCCTCGGTCTGGGCGCCACATGGTCGGGCTATTTTTATTCCGCTTACAACAACTATGCTCCTTTGGCCGAGGCGGTGCCCATTCCGGAAAACCACAAAGTGGTAGGTGCGATGATGATCGGCAAACCAAAATTCAAGTATCAACGGTTACCCAAACGTAACGAACCGCGCATTGAATGGCGTTAA
- a CDS encoding site-specific integrase: MARVGEINRLRWEDVNLDARFVILYTRKKQGGHLTPRKIPMTQKLYEVLKSRYDKRDASKPWVFWHRYWSRKNGCFVEGPFDDRKKLMKRLCEKAGVRYFRFHPLRHAGASLMDGSNVPLGAIQRILGHENRKTTEIYLHSIGDMERDAIAVFERARKKSRSDSHTEKNRGYS, translated from the coding sequence ATGGCCAGGGTAGGTGAAATTAACCGTCTGCGTTGGGAAGATGTGAATCTGGATGCCCGTTTCGTCATTTTGTACACTCGAAAAAAACAAGGCGGCCACCTGACACCTCGCAAGATTCCTATGACCCAGAAGCTTTACGAGGTCTTGAAAAGTCGCTACGACAAACGGGATGCAAGCAAGCCTTGGGTCTTTTGGCACCGATATTGGAGCCGCAAAAACGGTTGCTTTGTGGAAGGGCCATTTGACGATCGTAAAAAGCTTATGAAACGACTATGTGAAAAAGCTGGCGTGCGATATTTCAGGTTTCATCCGCTAAGACATGCCGGCGCTTCATTAATGGATGGCAGCAATGTGCCACTCGGCGCCATTCAAAGAATCCTGGGGCATGAGAATCGCAAAACCACTGAAATCTATCTTCACAGCATTGGGGATATGGAACGCGATGCCATCGCCGTTTTCGAACGGGCCAGAAAAAAGTCTCGCTCGGATTCTCACACAGAAAAAAACAGGGGTTACAGCTAA